The following proteins are co-located in the Vidua macroura isolate BioBank_ID:100142 chromosome 1, ASM2450914v1, whole genome shotgun sequence genome:
- the LOC128813397 gene encoding transcription factor E2F5-like isoform X3, with protein MAAAAEAAGGGSSRHEKSLGLLTTKFVSLLQEAKDGVLDLKAAADTLAVRQKRRIYDITNVLEGIDLIEKKSKNSIQWKGVGAGCNTKEVIDRLRYLEAEIEDLELKEKELDQQKLWLQQSIKNVMDDSTNHQFSYVTHEDICNCFNGDTLLAIQAPCGTQLEVPRPEMGQNGQKKYQINLKSSSGPIHVLLINKESSSSKPTVFPVPPPDDLAQPPSQPAVPATPLKPAAAPPNPPEHDPNQGQELPQTATADTPSDGSAQQDSAAPAAPYSSLPEPELYPSLSGDSAQASASSSDYQSLLPLDVNCILKPNSFDIAKMEEPAGNISGDIIDELMSSDVFPLLRLSPTPGDDYNFNLDDNEGVCDLFDVQILNY; from the exons ATGGCCGCGGCGGCCGAGGCTgcgggcggcggcagcagccGCCACGAGaagagcctggggctgctgaccACCAAGTTCGTGTCGCTGCTGCAGGAGGCCAAGGACGGCGTGCTGGACCTCAAAGCG GCTGCTGATACGCTTGCTGTGaggcagaagagaaggatcTATGATATCACCAACGTTCTGGAGGGGATTGATCTCATTGAGAAGAAGTCAAAAAACAGCATTCAATGGAA AGGAGTAGGTGCTGGCTGCAATACAAAAGAAGTCATAGACAGGCTGAGGTATCTGGAAGCTGAAATTGAAGATTTagaactaaaagaaaaagaattggaTCAGCAGAAATTGTGGCTTCAGCAAAGTATCAAGAACGTCATGGATGATTCTACAAACCACCA attttcatatGTCACCCATGAAGATATCTGCAACTGTTTCAATG GAGATACACTTCTAGCAATTCAAGCACCTTGTGGTACACAATTAGAAGTACCTAGACCTGAAATG GGACAGAATGGACAGAAGAAATACCAGATCAATCTTAAAAGTAGTTCAGGACCTATCCATGTGCTGCTTATAAACAAAGAATCAAGCTCCTCCAAGCCCACAGTGTTTCCAGTTCCTCCACCTGATGACCTTGCACAGCCCCCATCTCAGCCTGCAGTTCCAGCGACTCCACTTAAACCAGCTGCCGCTCCTCCAAATCCTCCAGAACATGACCCGAACCAAGGACAGGAGTTACCGCAAACAGCAACTGCAGATACACCATCAG atggcagtgcccagcaggacAGCGCAGCCCCCGCAGCCCCTTACTCCAGCCTTCCGGAGCCAGAGCTCTATCCCAGCCTATCTGGAGACAGTGCCCAAGCCTCAGCCAGCTCCAGTGACTACCAGAGCTTGCTGCCTCTGGATGTCAACTGCATTCTCAAGCCAAACTCATTTGACATTGCAAAGATGGAGGAGCCTGCAG GAAATATCAGTGGAGATATTATTGATGAACTCATGTCTTCTGATG TTTTTCCTCTCTTACGACTCTCTCCTACTCCCGGAGATGACTACAACTTTAACCTGGATGATAATGAAGGAGTCTGTGATCTCTTTGATGTGCAGATACTAAATTATTAG
- the RBIS gene encoding ribosomal biogenesis factor — protein sequence MGKSRGGAAKAGSVFRIARSGVLRAKAKGKARPVTSGLKQINIKNAEKVSTINKAFTEVQKEIRQLSKGTTAEPQNTQQVSTNLEEEPANVDAATSLLSQL from the exons ATGGGCAAgagccgcggcggggccgccaaGGCCGGCAGCGTGTTCCGCATCGCCCGCAGCGGCGTCCTCAGGGCCAAGGCCAAGGGCAAGGCGCGGCCCGTCACCTCCGGGCTGAAGCAG ataaatattaaaaatgctgaaaaagttAGCAcaataaataaagcatttacTGAAGTTCAGAAAGAAATCCGGCAGCTATCAAAAGGTACCACAGCAGAACCTCAGAACACTCAGCAG gtttccaCAAACCTGGAAGAGGAACCAGCAAATGTGGATGCTGCTACAAGCCTGTTATCTCAGTTGTAA